CTGGCCGCTCTCGATCTCGGCGAGGGCTTCGGCGTGGACCTGGGAATGCTGGCGCACTTCGAGTTCGGTGAGGTGGAAGCCGTAGGTCTCGACCTGCCAGATCAGGTGCTGCACGCCGCCGAACGCGTGGCGCTTGGCGCCGCTCGCCGCGAGCGAGGCCTGGACGCCGCGCAGATCGTCGAGCAGTTCCTCGGGGCGCGTGTACCGCTGTGCGCCGTCGCCGTGGCGGGTGGCCGCGACACGACGGGCGAGCGTCAGCAGCACGCGGCGATGCGGTTCATCGGGGGAGCGCGTGGCGAGCTCGGTCGCGACGTCGGGCTCGGCGGCGGCGAAGCGATCCCAGAGGGCGACGAGCTCGGCGCTGGGCGGCGTGCCCTCGGCATCGAGCGTCAGCGTGCGACCGATGCGCTCGAGCGCGCGCTCGAGGCCGCGGAGCACGTGGTCCGCGGCGATCTGGGATGCCTCGCGGGTGACGGATGCCGTCACGAAGGGGTTGCCGTCGCGGTCGCCGCCGACCCAGGAGCCGATGCGCACGAACGCCGGGACCACGGGGGCGCTGGAGCCGGACTCGTCGCCCCGCAGTGCGTCGTCGATGCGGCGGTAGACGTGGGGGACCGTCGTGAAGAGGGTCTCGTCGAAGACGCCCATCACCGTGCGCACCTCGTCGGTCGGCGACGGCTTCTGCGAACGCAGGGGAGCGGTGCGCCACAGGGTGTCGATTTCTTCCAGCATGCGGCGCTGCGCACGGTGGGCCTCGGCGCCGCCGGTGCTCGCGGCGTCGTGCTGCGTGAGGAGTTCGGACAGTCGGCGGATGCTCGACGACACCGCGCGTCGCCGCGCCTCGGTCGGGTGCGCCGTGAAGACCGGGTGGAACCGCAGGCCCTCCAGTCGTCGCCGTGCCTCGTCCTCGCCGACCTCGGCGGTCAGCCGGGCGAACGCGGTGGCGACGGTGTCGGCCGCATCCTCACGTCCGGGCTGGCCCGCTCGCTCGCGGAGCACCCGCACGCGCTGGTGCTCTTCGGCGAGGTTCACGAGGTGGAAGTAACAGGTGAAGGCCCGAGCGACCTCGTCTGCGCGCGCGACCGTGAACGACTCCGCGATCGCGGCGGCACGGTCGAAGGCGTCCGACGTCTCCTCGTCGTATGCCTGGATCGTGGCGAGTCGCAGGCGCTCGACGTCTTCGAACAGGTCGTCACCTCCCGCCTCGCGCAGGACCCGGCCGAGAAGCATGCCGAGCATGCGCACGTCCGTGCGCATCGCGTCGGGGATGCCGCGGCCGGCCTCGAAACGGCCGATCACGCGGATGGCCTCGGTGTTCGTGGGCTCGGGGAAGGTGTGTTCGGGGGTCACACGTCGAGCGTATCCCGGGCGCGGAGAACGGATGACACGCATGACAGGCCGTGACGCGCGGGCCTGCCGGATCGCCTCCGGGAGGGTGCTCTCTCGACCTAGCATGGAGGGGATGCGCATCTCCTCGAATCCCCTCCGCGGTCAGCAGTTCCCCGCCGTTCTCCTGCTCCTCGCCGCGGGACTCGGACTCCTGTTCGCCAATCTTCCGACTCACGATGCCGTCGCGGCCGTGCTCGACTTCCACATCGCCATCCCCGGCACCGCCCTGGATCTGTCGGTCGCGCACTGGGTCTCCGACGGGTTGCTCGCCGTATTCTTCTTCGTCGTCGCCATCGAGTTGCGCCACGAACTGACGCGCGGGGAACTCGACTCGCCTCGCAAGGCTCTGCAGCCGGCCATCGCCGCCACGGGCGGAGTGCTCGTGCCGATCGCGGTCTACCTCCTGATCGCGGGCGGCGACGCGACCGTGCTCGGCTGGCCCATCCCGACGGCGACCGACATCGCGTTCGCCCTCGGTGTGCTGGCCATGTTCGGTCGCGGGCTTCCGTCTTCGGTGCGCGTGTTCCTGCTGGCGCTCGCGATCCTCGACGACATCATCGGCATCATCTTCATCGCCGTTCTGTTCGCGCAGGATGTGCAGTGGCTCCTGCTCGCGCTCGGTGTCGTGGGAGTCGTCGTGTTCGCCGTGCTCGCACGGATGCTGCAGCGGCGGCGGAGTCCGGTGATCTCCGTGGTGATGGTGATCATCGGCGTTCTCGTCTGGGGTCTCGTCGCGGCGTCGGGCATCCACGCCACCATTGCCGGAGTCATGCTCGGTCTCGTGATGGCACCGGCGCCTGCCGAGCGCACGCGGCATACGCTCGAACCGGTGGTCAACGGTGCGATCCTTCCCCTCTTCGCTTTCGTCGCGGCGTTCGTCATGATCCCCGCGCTGTCGCTCGGTGAACTGTCGCCGGCGTTCTGGGCGATCGTCGTCGCGCTGCCGGTGGGCAAGATCGTCGGCATCACGCTCTTCGGATGGG
The sequence above is drawn from the Candidatus Microbacterium colombiense genome and encodes:
- a CDS encoding phosphoenolpyruvate carboxylase — its product is MTPEHTFPEPTNTEAIRVIGRFEAGRGIPDAMRTDVRMLGMLLGRVLREAGGDDLFEDVERLRLATIQAYDEETSDAFDRAAAIAESFTVARADEVARAFTCYFHLVNLAEEHQRVRVLRERAGQPGREDAADTVATAFARLTAEVGEDEARRRLEGLRFHPVFTAHPTEARRRAVSSSIRRLSELLTQHDAASTGGAEAHRAQRRMLEEIDTLWRTAPLRSQKPSPTDEVRTVMGVFDETLFTTVPHVYRRIDDALRGDESGSSAPVVPAFVRIGSWVGGDRDGNPFVTASVTREASQIAADHVLRGLERALERIGRTLTLDAEGTPPSAELVALWDRFAAAEPDVATELATRSPDEPHRRVLLTLARRVAATRHGDGAQRYTRPEELLDDLRGVQASLAASGAKRHAFGGVQHLIWQVETYGFHLTELEVRQHSQVHAEALAEIESGQAISARTEEVLELFRVIADIQRDRGLRAAGRYVVSFTQAASDLANVHRLAKHALGDDAPVLDVVPLFETFADLQAAPQILAEAVTFPEFQARMAATGNRLEVMLGYSDSSKDVGPVAANLALYEAQQKIAQWAKDSDIELTLFHGRGGALGRGGGPANSAILAQPPHSVDGRFKLTEQGETIFARYGEPAIAMRHIDQVAAATLLASSPSVEERTSSAATRYAAVAATMDSASRERFFSLVKAEGFAPWFATVTPLEEIGLLALGSRPARRGLSVESLEDLRAIPWVFAWTQARINLAGWFGLGTALEAVGDEALLVEAYRDWPLLRTMIDNVAMSLAKTDERIARQYLALGDRDDLAALVLDELALTRSWVIRLTGGDGLLVNKPVLQRAVQLRSPYVDALSLLQLRALRALRSSDDTAATGSGADAEQQRLLLLSVSGVAAGLQNTG
- the nhaA gene encoding Na+/H+ antiporter NhaA, with the protein product MRISSNPLRGQQFPAVLLLLAAGLGLLFANLPTHDAVAAVLDFHIAIPGTALDLSVAHWVSDGLLAVFFFVVAIELRHELTRGELDSPRKALQPAIAATGGVLVPIAVYLLIAGGDATVLGWPIPTATDIAFALGVLAMFGRGLPSSVRVFLLALAILDDIIGIIFIAVLFAQDVQWLLLALGVVGVVVFAVLARMLQRRRSPVISVVMVIIGVLVWGLVAASGIHATIAGVMLGLVMAPAPAERTRHTLEPVVNGAILPLFAFVAAFVMIPALSLGELSPAFWAIVVALPVGKIVGITLFGWVGMRIRPKGTAPALPFGDLLAAGALGGIGFTVSLLLANLAFAADAGVRDQAILGVLVGSLAALVISGLLVSWRARSYRRLAAATS